The genomic segment GCTGGAGAGCCCCAGCCAGCACTGAGACCCCTCCTGCTTTCCTGTGTCCCAGTTCTTCCCGTCCCCTGGGGATGTGGGAAGAGCAGGATGCTGGGCAGGGGACACCTCGCTGTCCTAGTCCCAGGAAGGGGGTGCCGCACCCCACATCATGCTGGGTCAGCAGCCCAAGCTGAGCTAGCAGAGACCTCCTCTTGCTGGCAGTCCCGAGCCCCCTGTGCAAGGGCCCAGCTTCATGACAGCTTCCAGACAGAGAGAAACTAAGCGGTTCAGGGAGCTATGTGGAGCCTGATCCCTCCGGATTGCAGGGAGCAAGATCTTGTGGGCACCATAAGCCAGGGAGCTATTATCTTCCCCAGGCACAGGGGTGGGTGGCTCAAAGGATTGATAGCAAAGAACAAAGCCTCTTATATATCTGCCAGCTCAACCCCTGCCCCCACCAGCGGGGATCAAGTGTGCACCCCTGGGTATTTCCCATAGTAGCAGTGCTAGATTCAGGTGCCCCAGCAGCAAACGCTTTCTCCTCCACTTGGCTCATCTAGTCCCTGCTCTCTACCTGCACCCAAGGGAGATGGGAGAAGAGGAGTACCACAGCCCTGTCCTTCATCAGGGCCAAGGGACAGCTTGACTATGGCTTTGTCAGACTGTCCCCAAAGGCGCTGTCTCCAATCCACCTTCCTGGTGCTGCACTAGAGATGCTCTTCCTGTCTGCACCAGTACATCCTGACAGCTGTGGGAGCCCCCAAGCTCCCAGCTGAGGCTGGCAGCAGCGAGGGATGGGGGACGCAGGGTTAGAGAGTCATGATGGGGTCTCACAAACCAGACCTGCAAGAAGACCTTGGCTGTGAGACCCCAGCCCTTGCTCACTACCTTCCAAATCCCACTGCCACGAGTCTCTGCTCAGCAGCTCAGAGCTCACCACACTAGCAGGGGATACTGGGTCTAAGTCCACAACAGGTTTTGGTGGGGGACGGACATTGCTCAAGAAGCACCAGGAAAAGGCCAAGTCAGAGCCGTCCCCACACAGACAGGGAACATGCACTAAAAATATCTCCTCCGCTCTTCCTCTGCCCAACCCGGAGAATTGAAGGAACCATGACTAAGGCTCCCCTGGCACAGGCACACGCCAACAACTCACATGCAGGAGGGAGCTCCCAGCTCTCGGATGTATTTGCATTCGCCGTGAATACAGAAATCCTTGTACTTCCGCAGGCATGGgtctctcttcttccccaggcctttgccttttcttcttttattcccGTTCCCTTTTTTCTTGGGAGTAACTAGGCCTTGAGGCTTTGACAGGAAAGCAACTGGAAAACaatttgggaaggagaaaacagtGGTCAGATCACCTCTGTGCGTCAGctgaagagaaagcagagcagcaaaccccaggctgctgcagccagttcAGCCCTGGCACTCCTGCAGCCTTTTGTGCAGCGATCTGCCCCCGagcagaggggtttttttccatttttttttcccagcttctcACAAATATCATGGCCTTTCCAATTCATAAGAACAATTctcaaggaaagaaagaaactgggGGGGAACAGAGCCTTATGCATCTCAAATGTTGCTATTATATGCACCAGTTTCCACTGAACACGGAAAATTGCTAATTGCCCCTTTATCTGGCTTTTATTTCCCTGATGAGTGCAGTCTTTTGTAAGACCTTATTCATGGCTCTGATGGACTCTCCTTCCTGTGGGTACAAGCATGCCTTGCACATCAGGAGCAGGATTAAGAGAGCAAGCCTGgcttaatttttggttttgcagaGCCAAAGAGATGGCAAGGGCAGCGTTCCCATGAATTACAAAGCTATGTTTTAATTGCAGTGCAGAGACTGGTGGCTTTTGGTGCAAGGCCAGCTCACTGCTGGGTTGGTGGGAACTGGAGCACTGAGCTCCTCGCCTGGACATGGACCGAAACCAGCAACATTATTGGAATAGTTTTTAGACATGCAGATGCCAAAAAAATCAGTCCCCAGCTTGATCTTGCAAGGTGCCGAGATGCTAGAGAGCACTCACTGCTCCAAGagggacttttcagctcccccCAAATCATGGTGCTTAATAACTCCAGTGAGCCCAGGGAAACATGAATGAAAGCCTGTGTTGCtcagggaggagagggcagcCGAGTCTAACCTGGCAAGTTGTAACCTGCCTAATTCCTCTCAGCCGCTTCCTGACATAACCGagcccatctcctcctcctccctggcgAGTACCTCTCGTGCTGCGGCACACCGGTTACACACCTAGCAAAGTTATTTCACTATTTCGACATCCTTCACACTACGCCTGGAGAAAACTGATACTCCAGGAAACTCTGTGGCTTGGAGAAACCCCCAGATCCGGGTGAGGCCCGGagctctgccccaggctggcagcagaggctgTCCCCTCCCCTGTGGGTTATCTCCTGGCCACAGCCAGCGGACACACAGTGCTGCTGAACCCCCCAAGCCACCTCTACTGTCACCACCCCTCCCTCCCAGAGAAGATTTGGAATATCTTACTGGTACAAAAACTGGTCCAGCCCAGGTGAGCCGGGGGATGCTGCCATTCTCCCCCCTACTCAGACACACTGAGGGCTGCGGCACAGAGAAAGGTGCCTTCAACACAAAAGGCATATTTTTCTGACTGCAGCTCATCTCAAAGCATTGAGAAAGTGCTCCAAGAGGCTGCAGTCTCAGTAACCAAATATGCTCCATCTCATCAGTCTGTCCAGCAGACAAGGGTCAGCCCGTGCCTGCCAGATTGCTTGCTCTAGGACAGGGTCTCCTCCTCAAGGGGATGCACAGAGGAACAGGCTGGAACATCTCCCTCCCAGCAGGGAGGGCAACAGTGTTTCCTGGGGACTATGTCCCCTTGGATGTGAGGGGGTCAGCCCAGTTTTGCAGGTATTTTTGTCATAGTCTGATGCcacaggcagaaagcaaagaaaaacacgGAAAAAAGGGAGGATGAACCATTTGGGGCAGAGCACGCTTCTCCTCATGCCAGGTTACTGATCTCAGCGTGTCACATGTGCAAGGCACAGGTACAGGTCACCCTCCTCAGACTGTGATGGGCCCCCCGTCCCACCCCCACAAGAGTCCCTGGGACACTCTCTGGTCCAGAGTCGGGGGAGAGGAGCCAAGCATGAATGCCCAGCAAGCCTAACAGAGTGACAGTGTCCCCAACGCCCCCATAGCGGGGATCGCCAGCTGACTAACCCTGCCTAGGTATGAGGAGCAGCCATGTGTAGGCGGCGGGTGAGTCACAGCAATCCCCTCAATGCCACTGCAGCCACCATCTGGGAGGCAGCACAGGCCCACCCGCCGGGGCTGTGCACCTGCGGGCAGGGGCTGCCATGCCCCCCAGAAGGGCTCTGCCTTCCATCTGGCCCAGGAGTTGGGAGCCCGGGAACACTTGGGACCCCCGTGCCAGGGACTTCAGGGACACAGAGAGCTCCTGGCACAAGGCAAGGAGCTGCCAAAGCCCAGTTGCTCCGTGCTAGTGCCCCACGGGCGCTTGGTACCAGGGACAGGAGGCTCCCCCGCAGCTCCCTCCGAAGCGGAGCCGGGGCTGCCGCTGGGGCGCCGCGGGGCTGAGCCGAGCCCAGCTCGACCCCGTCACGGCTCCCCGGGTTTAACCGATCCCAGCCCGCCCCGCACAGGCCCCGCCCGCCCCTACCTCTCGGCAGCTCGCTGAGGTCGTCCCCCGAGGCCGCTCCGCCGCCCTCCTTCTCGGGGCTGCCGCCGAGCAGCGGCGCCGTGGCCGGgaccgccgccgcgccgccgccctTGTGCAGCACCTCGTTGTGCAGCTCGTCCCGACccagcccgcccgccgccgccgagcaCACTGCGGGGAGAGAGCACGATCAGGCGGGGCGGGCTGAACCTGCCCGGCAGCCCCGCCGCGTGCCCGGGACCGGAGCCGCGTTGCCCGGGACCGGGACCCCCCCACCCGTGACCGGGAGAGGGGCCGATTTCTCCTTCTGCCTCCACCCGTgcctggggccggggccgcgtCTCCCGTGCTCGGGACCCTCCACCCGGGACCAGGACAGGAGCCGAGTTTTCCTGTCTATTCCCACCTGTGCCCGGGACCGAGACCCTCcacccggggccggggccgtgTCCGCGTTGCCCAGGACCACCCCCGCACGTGCCCGGGACTGGAGCCGCGTTGCCCGGGACCGGGACCCCCCCACCCGTGACCGGGAGAGGGGCCGATTTCTCCTTCTGCCTCCACCCGTgcctggggccggggccgcgtCTCCCGTGCCCGGGACCCTCCACCCGGGACCAGAACGGGGGCCGAGCTTTCCTGTCTATCCCCACCTGTGCCCGGGACCGAGACCCTCcacccggggccggggccgtgTCCGCGTTGCCCAGGACCACCCCCACGCGTGCCCGGGACTGGAGCCGCGTTGCCCGGGACCGGGATCCCTCCACCCGTGACCGGAAGAGGGTCCGATTTCTCCTTCTACCTCCACCCGTgcctggggccggggccgcgaTTCCCGTGCCCGGGACCCTCCACCCGGGACCAGAACGGGGGCCGAGTTTTCCTTCTGCCCCGATCTGTGACCCGGACGTGGGCCGTGGCCGCGACGCTCATGCCCGTCGTTGCTCATGACCGTGTTGCCCAGGACGACCCCCACGCGTGTACCTGCCGCCAGCAGCGCGTGGATCAGCACCGCCCGCCCATCCATGACCCGCAGGCACACGCGTGTTCCAGCCGCCGAAGCCCCGGCTCCGCTCGGCCCCGCACCAGCACCCGCTCTctggcggcgcggccccgcggcgggtAGAGGCagcgggggccgggccggggcgtGGCTGCCCGGCCGTCCCGCCCCCGGGAAGGGCTTCCCCGGCCGCCTCGGAGGGGTCCCTCCGGCCGGAGCCCGCCGGTGCGGGGGGGGAGCCGGGGACGGCGGGCGAGGGAGACCCCTCGCTCTGGGGCTGCCGGGCACGGCGCGGGGTGCTCATCAGCCACCGCAGCGCCCGTACCACCCCCCGCTCCCGTCCTCAGCCTGGGGCACCCGGCGCTGCGGCCTGGGCTGCGTGGTGGGGAGCCCGGGGGGAGCCGATGATCCCTTTAGGGCTGCACTAAAGCTGTGCAGGGGAGGAGATGGCTTTAGGGAAAGCAGACTGGAAACTACATGGACTGGTAtcggggtgggggaagaagaggggggATCACAGTACGCACCCATGGCACATGGCACACTGCTGCAGGGCCTTAGCGGCTGGTGGGACCAGTGCCAAAGGTGACTGGGAGGTTTGGGGAGGAGCAACTGCACCCCACAAGAAGAGCGTCAGCCAAGAGGCAGGACCTCACGGTTCAGAGCTAAAACCTTGTCCTGGCCTTGATGACGTGGTGGCACCCTGATAGGGGACAGACTTCCAGCCATGAGCCACCCTGTACTGGCAATGGGAGAGGGGTGACAGTGGCAGCCTGAGACGGTGGCAGAGACCCTTTTTCTCCACAGGGCCACTTTTGTGCCCCCATGGAGAGCCCAGCCAGTTCGGTCATGGCTTTATCTTGCAATTGCCTCCTAGTCAGCTGCTGTCCTTTGCCCCAGCCCATCGCCGTTGTGCTTGGGGGCTGCCAGCAATTCTCTGTCCTCTTCACTGTGCTGGTGACCACTTGTTGTGTTTGGCCTTGTCCTCAGCCCCGGTCATGGCCGAGAAAACACTGATGATGCCAGTGCCAGGTAGGCACAGAGTCTTGTCCCAGCTCACACTCAGGCCAGCCGCGACCCCTCACTGGTTCCTCAAGgtgccaagccctcagcccTGCTGTCGGTTTGGGTTCAGCAAGGCGTGATTAAATATTCCTGCAATTGTTGTTGGCGTCTCCAAGGAATACTGCCAGATTTGGCACACCCCCCACTCACGCCCTCCTTCTTGCTCAGACTTGACTTTTGCAATTGTTTGCTGGATGTTTTTCCTTCCGCCTCCTCCGGCCATCAGCCCAAAAGACTTTGGCAGCAGAATGAGGTGGGTCAGTGGTGGCCTGGTTGAGGGGCTGCATCCCTGGGAAGCCCCGTGCAGTGGCTCCCTGGCAGGTTCCCAGGAGGGGACAGGATTTTCCCCCCTGTCAGTTCCATACCACATCCCTGAGGCCAGGCATGCATGGGCGGCTTGCATGGGCAGCCCTTGCTGGCTGGCCTGGCACCTCAGGAGAGGGAGGCACAGGCTCATGTCAGCTGCCAGGGAGGCTGTTGGCACAGAGGGCTGAAAGCAGGCGGAGAGGTGCAGTTTGCAGGCTGCCattcctgcctgcctcctgctgcctgactccctgcctctgcctcgTGCCTTCTGCTGCCTGTTCCCCTCTGCCTGCCACAGCCTCCCTTGCCTTTGCCTCCCTTTGCCTCCCAcagcctctgcagctgccctctGCCCACCTCCTGCAGCCGCCAACAgtgtccctgcctgcaccctgctgccagccatGCACCATCCCATGCCCATACTAGGGCAGCTCccacaggaggaggaggcagaccCCCAGGAAGGTTTGGGTGCCCTGGGGCCTCCCCAGCTCTCCTCATCCATGAGTCCTGCTGCCAGGGGTCTCCCTGTGGTCCACACCATGGCCAAGGGCACCCACCCCATGCCACGGCACCCACGTTAGGCACACACTGCTATCGCAGAGAAAACAGCCTAGCAGGCACTGGGAGCGTGCCTGGGTGGGCACAGGGAACGTGGCTGGGGAGCAAAGGCCAAGGGAGAAATGGGTGCCAGGATCTGGTCCTGTGGGCAGGTTTGGTCCCCCAGTAGGGTGGCCCTGGGCAGCACTGTAATGGCATTTTGGGGACAGGAGGATGGGGTGCAGGGCAAGGGTGCAAGGCAGCCCACCAAGGCCACCCCCAAGTCTGCAGGCCTCTACACGGGCAAGGGgaactggggtggggggacctgTGGCAGCCCCAAAACTGGGGGAGGGCAGTCATGGCAGAGCCAGGGTACAGCTGGCTGCACACACCATGTGAATCCCCATGCCCAGTGAACCTCCTCATGCTGTGTGACCCCCCTCCGCACCATGTGACCTCAATGCCATGTGACCCTCCCCCATCTGACCCCCCACCACGCTGTGaccccctccccatgccatGCGACCTCCCCCAAGCTGTGTGACTTCCAATGCAATGTGACCTCGTCCAGGCCATGGACACCCACCATGCTGTGTGAACCCCCCTCACGGTGTGCAAGCCCCCAGACCCTGTGCACCCCCCACATGGCATGCAACCCACCAAGCCATGTGACCCCTCAACACTGTGTGCCCCTCTCAGTGCACAGTACCCCCACTCAGGGcaggctccctccctcctgcatcAGTGGCGGAATCACACCCCAGTGAAGCACAATCTGAATGTTGATCCCAGCCATAGCCACAGCCCCTCCCTGGGCtcccccctgctgccaccaccctgtccccaccccACACGTCTCCTGGAGGAACTGGAGGTCTCCAAGGAGCCAGGGGTGGCCTAAGCCAAACCTGGTGCCACATGGCTGGGGGATGCCTCAGCACCCAGGGTGCCCTGGCATGGCTTCACCCTTTCcatgctgcaggctgctgctttcacccctcctgcctgtgctgaagCAGGGCAGAATGAGGCTGGCCCCAttgggcagctgctggtgctggagtGAAGTTGGTTGTGGG from the Phalacrocorax aristotelis chromosome 8, bGulAri2.1, whole genome shotgun sequence genome contains:
- the HBEGF gene encoding proheparin-binding EGF-like growth factor, which produces MDGRAVLIHALLAAVCSAAAGGLGRDELHNEVLHKGGGAAAVPATAPLLGGSPEKEGGGAASGDDLSELPRVAFLSKPQGLVTPKKKGNGNKRRKGKGLGKKRDPCLRKYKDFCIHGECKYIRELGAPSCICQPGYHGERCHGLSLPVEHPPSAYDHTTALAVVAVVLSSLCLLIIAALLMLRCHKRGVYDVENEEKIKLGITVNH